Proteins found in one Quercus robur chromosome 2, dhQueRobu3.1, whole genome shotgun sequence genomic segment:
- the LOC126711062 gene encoding calmodulin-like protein 6 isoform X1: MDRLPGMNSSLKFSPLTENQLRNLFKRYDANGDNLLSKEELKKAFEYLGSIIPSIHADRGLHHADANNDGYVNEGEMDELVKYAMRVGFTVKDADPFRSSSVMPRRDGHDKYYGDTFTEADANNANGDGLTTSFGFLTKEQLMEKFKQCDVNNVRQLSRAELKKRFQYFNKGELNKLVEHAPKLGFTVEP; this comes from the exons ATGGACCGTCTGCCCGGTATGAACAGCAGCCTTAAGTTTTCACCCCTAACGGAGAATCAGCTAAGGAACCTTTTCAAGAGATACGACGCCAATGGTGACAATCTGCTCAGCAAGGAAGAGCTAAAGAAAGCCTTTGAGTACCTGGGCTCAATTATCCCTTCCATTCACGCAGACCGTGGCCTCCACCATGCCGATGCCAATAATGACGGATACGTCAACGAAGGGGAGATGGATGAACTCGTCAAATACGCTATGCGAGTTGGATTTACCGTCAAAGACGCTGATCC CTTCAGATCCAGCAGCGTTATGCCCCGAAGGGACGGCCATGACAAATATTATGGAGACACTTTCACCGAAGCTGATGCCAATAATGCCAATGGAGACGGACTCACC ACATCATTTGGATTCCTAACGAAAGAGCAGCTGATGGAGAAATTCAAACAATGCGACGTCAATAATGTCAGACAGCTGAGCAGGGCAGAGCTAAAGAAACGCTTTCAATACTTCAACAAAGGGGAATTGAACAAACTCGTGGAACATGCCCCGAAACTCGGATTTACAGTTGAGCCGTAG
- the LOC126711062 gene encoding calmodulin-like protein 6 isoform X2, with product MDRLPGMNSSLKFSPLTENQLRNLFKRYDANGDNLLSKEELKKAFEYLGSIIPSIHADRGLHHADANNDGYVNEGEMDELVKYAMRVGFTVKDADPSSSVMPRRDGHDKYYGDTFTEADANNANGDGLTTSFGFLTKEQLMEKFKQCDVNNVRQLSRAELKKRFQYFNKGELNKLVEHAPKLGFTVEP from the exons ATGGACCGTCTGCCCGGTATGAACAGCAGCCTTAAGTTTTCACCCCTAACGGAGAATCAGCTAAGGAACCTTTTCAAGAGATACGACGCCAATGGTGACAATCTGCTCAGCAAGGAAGAGCTAAAGAAAGCCTTTGAGTACCTGGGCTCAATTATCCCTTCCATTCACGCAGACCGTGGCCTCCACCATGCCGATGCCAATAATGACGGATACGTCAACGAAGGGGAGATGGATGAACTCGTCAAATACGCTATGCGAGTTGGATTTACCGTCAAAGACGCTGATCC ATCCAGCAGCGTTATGCCCCGAAGGGACGGCCATGACAAATATTATGGAGACACTTTCACCGAAGCTGATGCCAATAATGCCAATGGAGACGGACTCACC ACATCATTTGGATTCCTAACGAAAGAGCAGCTGATGGAGAAATTCAAACAATGCGACGTCAATAATGTCAGACAGCTGAGCAGGGCAGAGCTAAAGAAACGCTTTCAATACTTCAACAAAGGGGAATTGAACAAACTCGTGGAACATGCCCCGAAACTCGGATTTACAGTTGAGCCGTAG